Sequence from the Fulvivirga ligni genome:
AAAGGAGCTGTAACGATACCCCAGACAATCAGCGCCAGAAGCAGCAGAAAAGTGACCAGCTTATTTTCTAAGAAGTATTTAATGATTTTATTCAACATGATATAGTGTCATATAAGACAAGAATGAGATCAAAGAGATCTATCAACTAATTTGCTGGATGGGCAGCGTTGATTAACGCGCAGACCATTCCTGCAGGCTTTTGCAAGCCTCTCTATATCATGTATTTATAAAAGAAACGACTGATTCAGGATATGTAAATCCTGATCCAGCAACGGAGGGGGATCAATGGTTTGAGGATACTCTACATCGGCATTTACCGGCTGTAGATTAAAATGGGTATAAGAAAAAGCAACCAGAAACTGTAGGTTAATACCATCAAAGGCCACTTTTGATATAACAGAATCATCAGCACTCACGGTCTGATATTCATTATCGCAGCATTTTTTGATAGGCTTACCAATGGTTTCTAAAGGGGACGAAGCTGAGCATTTCATATCCATTTGCATACCACAGCCCAGTTCGTGCTGCCCAAGCATCACCTCTGAGCTCATCGCATGCCCACCACAGTAGTGAGTAGCCAGAGTGACCCCAGTGCTAGCCATCAGCATCAAAGACGCCAGGAATATGGATAATAGTTTTCTCATGCTTTCATTCTCCCTTACGTGAAAGACCTTGAAAAAGGTTCATTTGGCAAGGGTTAATGTAAAGGTAGTGAATTTTTGGGAATGGTGGAGGGAGTGATAAATGCTAGCCTTCGTTAGAAAAAAAATTGGGAAGACAGCAAGTAGTTTCGTAGGTGAAGACACCTACGAAGGCGAAGTATAATCAGGTCAGCAAATTTTAAGGTGTCACACGGGAAATAGGGATGCAATCCTGATCGTCTACCCTTCGACGGGGCTCAGGGTGACTCGGTAATGCAGTAAAGCTTGCTGCCCAGTCGGGCGGTGAAAGAATATTAAAAAACAGGCTCATCTCAAGTCCTTAGTGGCAGGCCATATCTATGAAATACTCTCGGAAGACCTTGCAGCAAAAAAGACTTTTTTGTTACTTTTTTGGTCGATTGCAAAAAAGTAAGGGAAGCTTAGCTATGAAATGAAACCTCAGCAATAATCGCATTACAAATGCTCGATTCTACAAATCCTCGTTGGAAACAAGGATTAGGTTGGATCGGCAGGCAGTTTCGTAGGTGGAGACACCTAGGAAGGCGAAGTATAGATAGTTCGGCAAAACTTGAGATACCGGGAATAAGGATGCAATCCTGATCGTCTACCCTTCGACGGGGCTCAGGGTGACTCGGTTATGCAGTAAATCTTGCTGCTCAGTCGGGCGGTGAAAGAATATTAAAAAACAGGCTCATCTCAAGTCCTTAGTGGGTGAGAGAACCTTAATTCCAAACTATCTTCCTAACATAGAATGGAATTGATTTGGCGATACTAATCCATTGACCTATCAAACTCCTGGAGCATGTTAAAAAGCTGATATACTTTTAGGCTTTGATTATAATCTAGAAACAACCCTCTATCATCTTCTATTTGATTTTCACCGAATCTGAAATAGGCTATGCTTTGGCCATGAAATATTATGATATTATGCCATGTTTGATGTGAAACTAGAGATTCTGTAAAGGAGATTCTTTCATCTTTCCTAAAAGCCTTAATAATAACTGGCATAAAGAATTCTGATTGGATTTCAACGTAATTGCTTTCAGCATAAGTCAGTATCCTATCTTCTATTTCAACTTCATTTCCTTTGCATTCGCCATTAAGGTTTTGAGCATAATACTTCCCTTTTTCACCCCACAGAAACCAATAATTTGACATTGATTCCCTTAGACAAGGACCAATAGAGCCATAACCAGGATAACTCACAGAATAAACAATGAAAAAATCCGGCCTTTTCCCCGCTATTTTGTCTAATAATTTAAGAGCCTCATCATTCAGGAAGACATCGAACAAAGAGTCATTCTGTTCAAGCCCATTAAAATTAGGGTAAGCTGCTAATGCTTCTTGCATTGATAATTCCTGGCAATGGCTTCGATTCACCATTGACACCATTACTAATAGGATAAGTGTTAATTTCACTCTCATATCTCATCCAATTTACCCCTTCACATACCCAAACCTCACCAAATCCTCCTCATGCTCAATGGCGTGGAGTACGCAGGAAGATAGCACGTATAGGTGGGTACTCACCTTAAAGACAGTTTCGTAGAGGTGGTCAGATAATATAATTCCTTTTGCTCTTGATTGCGCCTGGATATGCGGGATGATGTGTTCTATCATCACCGGAGATAGATGACTGAAAGGTTCGTCGAGAATAGCAAATTTGCCTGGTGTGTAAAGTACAGTGAGAATTTGCATCACTTTGCGCATGCCATAGGAAAGGTCTTTAAGCTTCTGGCCTTTGTTTTTCTGGATTTCTGGTATTGTGTAAATTTCATGCAGATAAGGATGTAGTTCAAAAATAGAGATCAGATCCTGGAATGTATGCCTACCAAAAACAAAACCATCTTGCGGCATAAAATGAATAGTATTGGGTACGGTAAAGGCCTGAGTATGATATTCTCCGCTGATCCTTACTGATTGATGCTCCCCTTTCATGCTTCCGAAGATCATTTTCATTAGGCATGATTTTCCTGTTCCATTCCGACCTAAAATGCCTACTATTTCTGTGGTTTTGCATTGCAGATATATGTCATTCAGAATAGTTCGGCCCGAGAACATCAGGGTAACACCGTCAATTTCTAGCTTATCCATAAATAAAATAATGTGCGGTGGTAAGGATTAAACAGAGTGATAAAACATCAATTATTAAGGCAGGGATGAACAGCCTTCTTCGATTGACGCCGAGGTTGTAAAAAAAGTAAAATCGATCTTTTCTATTGATAAGATAATAAGCGGTGGTACAGAAATACCCCAGCACTTTAAGCCAAAAAATATATTTGATACTTTGCAGCGGCGAGAGATACAATAAGTATACAGAAATGAAGCAAAATAAGAGGTTATAAATGGTGTATTCCCAATAAAACACTCTGGTGCAATAAAGCCAGTTTTTGAAGTTAATCATACTTGAAAAGGAGGTTTAGACATATGCTTTTAATCAAATATGATACCATAGCTCCAGACCTTCTTTTTTAGCGATTTTTTTCGCATTTTTATACTGCTAAAAAGATTTAGCAAACCTTAAACTTATTCTACTACTATGAAATATTGTTATTATCTGCTTGCCATGCTCATATGCTTTGGCTGCCAGACCTTTAATCAGGAACAAGCCCTGGAAAATACTCGTATTATGAGAGAGATTAGCCAGAACTGGTCATATGCACAGGTTAATGGAGAACTAAAAGGTAAAGCCACTGTGCCTGGCACTATTCACACGGATCTGTTAGCTGAAGGGAAAATTAAAGATCCCTTTTATCGCACCAATGAAAAAGACCTTCAATGGATAGATAAGGAAGACTGGGTGTATACCACATCTTTTGAGCTAAAGGCAAATGAACTTAAAAAATCACATTTGATACTGGACTTCAAAGGCCTGGATACCTATGCTGATGTTTACCTGAATGATTCGCTTCTTTTGAAGGCTGATAATATGTTTCGTGAGTGGGAGGTGAATATTCTTCCAGTAGCTAAGGAAGGTGTTAATCAGCTAAAAGTGTATTTACATTCTCCAATTAACAAAGGTTTAGCTATGCTTGAAGCTTCACCCTATGCTTACCCTGCTGGCAATGATCAATCAGAAAATGGTGGCCTTGGCGATAAGCGCGTTTCTATTTTCACCAGGAAAGCGGGCTATCACTACGGCTGGGACTGGGGTCCTCGCTTCGTTACCTCTGGCATTTGGAGACCTGTAATTTTAAAAGGTTGGGATGATATGCGCATTAGAGATGTGTTCATTAAGCAACCTTCTGTAACCAAAGAAAAGGCCTCACTTGAAGCTCAAGTAACCGTGCAGGTGGATAAGGCAGGAACTTATAACATAGCTGTTTCTCATGAAAATGGAGAGCTTACCTCAAAAGAGTTAAAACTTACAGAAGGTGAGAACGTGGTATCACTTCCATTTACCATGGATAACCCCAAATTATGGTGGTCTCACGGTCTGGGTGATGCGCACATGTATAATTTCAAAACATCCGTATCAGGGAATGATATGCATGACAGCTACGAGGTGGCTACCGGCCTGAGAAGTTTGAAATTAGTGAGAGAAAAGGATGAGGACGGAGAGTCATTCCTTTTTGAACTTAATGGAGTAAGAGTATTCATGAAGGGCGCTAACTACATTCCTAATGATAATTTTCTTCCTCGTGTTGATAAAGCTGAATATGATAAGGTGATAGCAGATGCGGTTAATGCTAACATGAATATGCTTCGTGTTTGGGGTGGTGGAATTTATGAGAATGACTACTTCTATAAACTATGCGATAAAAATGGACTTCTGGTTTGGGAGGATTTCATGTTCGCCTGCTCGTTATACCCAGACGATAGTGCTTTTTTAAATAGCGTAAAACAAGAGGCCATTGATAATGTAGTCCGTTTGAGAAATCATCCGTCTATAGCTCTTTGGTGTGGGAATAATGAAATTAACACTGGCTGGCACTATGGTTCTGAAGGTGGCTGGGGTTGGAAAAAGGAATATACCACAGAACAACAGGAAGCATTACAAAAAGGCTACTTAGATGTGTTCCATAAAATTTTACCTGAAGTGGTGGATCAATATACAGATGGAGATGACTATTGGCCTTCATCACCTCAGGCAGGTTATGAGTGGGACCAGCATGCCGGCTATACTTCTACCTCAGGAGATATGCACTATTGGGGTGTGTGGCATGGCCTTCATCCATTTGAAGATTTTGAAAAGTATAAAGCCCGTTTCATGAGTGAGTATGGCTTTCAGTCATTTCCTGATTTTGAAACCGTAAAAAAATATGCGGAGCCAAAAGATTATGACATTGAATCTGAAGTAATGGCCGCTCACCAGCGCAGTGGTATTGGCAACTTGAGAATAAGAGAGTACATGAGTTGGGAATATAACGTACCGAAAGACTTTAAACAGTTTTTGTATATGAGCCACGTGTTGCAGGCCAGGGGAACAAAAATGGCCATTGAAGCACACCGAAGAGCCATGCCTTACTGTATGGGAACATTGTATTGGCAGATTAATGACTGCTGGCCTGTAGCCAGCTGGAGTAGCACCGACTATACCCATAAATGGAAAGCCATGCACTACACAGTGAAAAAGCTATATAAACCAGTAATGCTCAGCGCTTTCCATAATGAAGGAAGATTAGAAGTTTACGGAGTATCAGATTTCCTAGAAGATAAAGAAGGAACGCTTTCTCTTGAAATAATTGACTTCGACGGTAAAAGCATCTGGAAACAGGATGAAGACATTGCTCTAGCTGCCAACACCAGTTCCAAGCTCTTTGAATGGAATTACACTCACTTATTGAACAGCCTCGATTCAACTCAATCTGTGCTAAAAATGACCTTCAAAGCAGGTGACGAAGAGCTGGCAAATAACCTTTATTATTTTGCTAAACCTAAAGACCAGAAACTACCAACACCAGAACTAAAAATAGAACTGGTAGAAAATGACGGAAAACCTGCACTGGAAATCTCAACAGATAAGCTAGCCAGAGATATATATTTCAACTTCCCAGACAAAGAAGCTCATTTCTCTGATAACTATTTTGATCTCTTACCAGGAGAAAAACGAGTAATATCCATAGATGGTGCTAGTGGACTATCTAAAGATGACTTGGAAATTATGCATTTGGGTGAAATTAAGTGATGATATTTTTCACCACATCTAAGTCCTCTCCTTGAGGAGAGGACTTACTCAACTGCAGCCAAGACTCTACTCATAATATTATACGCTCTTTTATGAGCATACACCTGACCATAAGCGCTCGAGGTGAGCGCTATTATCATATTTTCACTTGGTATAACTATTAGGTGGTTGCCTCCGTTTCCTGAAGCAAATAGATAGTCTATTTTTTTATGCCCAAATGTTCGATGTGATTTATACCATAGCATTCCATAGGCATCAGCATAAGGGTTGTTTTCCGAGATATTAAAAAATTCAGAGGTTATTAGGTTTTGCATGTACTTGAAATCGATAAGCTGCTCATTATTCCAACTACCTTCATTGGCTACTAACATTCCAAGTTTGGCGAAATCTAATGTTGAGATATAAAGGTTGCCAGCTGCACCAGTTTGATTAGAGCGATTTGTGTACCAATAGAATTGCTCTATTCCTAGTGGCGCGAAAAGCTTTTCATTTGCATAATCTCTAAGACTCATCCCTGATTTCTCTTCAATAACAGCAGCAATTAGCAATGGATTAATATCTGCATAAACCCATTTGGATCCTGGCTTAGCCGTTAGAGGAATACTCAGAATATAGTCCTTCCAGTTGTCTTTGGCAATCCAGTTAGATGCATTGCCTTTGGTGTGCGAGTCGTCTGAGTCAGCATCCAACCCTGATGACATATTGAGGAGATGTCTTAAGTTAATGTTTTTATAATCTTCAGTTATGGTAGGATATTTATTCTTGGGAAAAAAGGAATATAAATCCTGATCAAGGCTTTTCACCAAACCATCCTTAATAGCCACACCTAACAAAAGTGCCGTTACACTCTTACCTGCAGAACGAATATCCAGGATAGAATTCCTCCAAAAGGTATTATAATATTCCTCTATAACTATCTTATTATCCTTGATCACCACCAATCCTCTGAAATCATGCTGTGCGATGTTGGATATATCATCTAAAAGATGAGCAATCGAATCCTTATTTATTCCCGCTTCTTCTAAGGAACCTTTACTCATCATTAAAGCTGTGCTGTTATCCTGAGCACCTGAGTTGATTATAGGTAATAGAATTAATAAATATACTAGAGAGAAGGTTAGTGGTTTCATGGCTGGCTGAACGATAATGAGGCGATAATTATAATTTAAATTTAATTATTTATAAAGACATTGAAATTTGTTAATAGTTGCATCATCTTCGTTTTTCACCGCACTAAACCCCATCCTCAAAGTAAAAAACTTCACCTTCTGTCTCATACCAAAGGCTGGAGATGAGGTCATAAAAAAAGGAGCCTTAGCGGCTCCTTTTTCATTTCAGGATTATCAAATTAATTAATTCGCGCCTTTCATCAGTTTACCTGAAGTACTGCCGCTTTGGGTGGTGAGGTTATAGAAATAAATACCGTTAGAAACTGTATTTCCACGGCTATCAGTTCCACTCCAGATCACTTCTTGGCTTCCCTCCTGCAGGTCTTTATTATCAAAAGCCCGGATTAGCTTGCCAGATATATTATAAATCTGAAGTTGGAATGGCGCTCCGTCTTTGGCATTAACAGGAATGGCCACCTCCCTTTCAAATGGGTTAGGATACGGCTTGGATAATGCCATATTTTCGTTAACTAACTCGTCATTACTAACTCTGGCTGCGCTGCCTCCAGCTGGAGTAATAGAGAACCAGTTGATATTCCAACCGCCAGCAAGTGCCTTAATTCCAAAGCCTTGTGATCCTGCATTGAGATAAACATTCATATAAATCGTAGTCCAGGTCTGCCAGCCGCCTGTAGAAGGCACGCCTATTGATCCATAAACTGTTCCACCTCCAGCTTGCTCAAACTGCAGTGTACCGCCACCACTTTGACTAGCCACGCGGAAGCCAATGGTATAATTACCACTTGAAGCAATATTCACCCCAGTGTAAGACATCCAGTCATTGGCATCTATATAGCCTACATTTTGGCCTCCACTGGCATCAGTAGTGGCTTCCACTTGCACTCCGCTCATGTAGGCATAATCTTCAGCCTGCACGTAAGTGGTGCCACCGCCTGTATTTGTCGAAAATTCAATGTAATTTAAATTAAATCCGCCGGAAGGCACCGCTACACCTATCTGCTGCTGACCTGCTGATAGTTGTATCTGCTGAGAAATGGTGGTCCAGGTCTGCCATCCACCTGTTGAAGGCACATTGATATTACCATACACCGCTCCACCACCTGCTTGCTCAAGCCTGATACTACCACCACCGCTTTGGCTAGCCACGCGATATCTTACAGTATACGTTCCGCTGCTGGCAACATTTACATTGAAAGTCATCCAGTCGCCAGTATCAATGTAGCCTACACTTTGACCACAATTACCGTCTGAAGTAGACTCTTTTTGAACACCACTCATATTACTATAGTTAGCAGCACAAACGGTACCCGGAACAGGATAATAAGTAGATGGGTTCGGGTTATTGTCACCACTACATACATTACCAAGGGTATTATAAATGGCCGTTATATCTCCGTAAGTGGATATTTCCCAGATCATGATACCACCAGCACTTGACTTGGCCAGATTTGCTTTTTGCACATGCAGACTAGTGTTATTATCGCTGCTGTAAAACGGCACGCCCAGCATTCTTTTGTTTTGAGGCACACCTCTGCCTGTCCAATAATTCAGTGCATCAACTGCCTGACTATAAGGAGAGTTAGTAGGACAATTACAATCATAAGCCATAATATTTACCAGATCTAGCATGGAAAGATCACCATAGCCATTACCAAAATAAGAGCCAGCAGATACGGCCGCAGTCAGCATTTTTCCCATGCCGTGAATTCTGGTTCCTAATGGTCTCATCAAAGCATTCCAGCGGCTTTGTGCCGTAGGATACTCCCAGTCAATATCAATACCATCCAGGTTATATTGATTAACTAAATTTTCACAAGCATTAACGAACTGATTAATAGCAGATTGATTAGTTGCAATGGACTCAAAAGGTGTGCTACTCGGCGACGAACTCAACCACCCTCCTATGGCTAGTAAAACTTTGGTGTTATTCGCATGAGCCTGGTTTACCAGATCCACAAGCTTGCCGGAATTTTCAACTGCAGGAATAGTTCCGTTAGAGTTAGGTATGGCAAAGCTGTAATTAATATGTGTGTACTTGCTATAATCCAGGTTAGACGGTGACCCTTGCCAGGATGGGAAATATCCCACAATTTGATAACAGTCTACTTGTGCGAATGATGATATGCTGATCAGCAAAGCGCAAATAGCACTTAACAGTAGTTTAGTTTTAAAGTGTTTCATATGTATTTGGATTTAGGTTTAGTTACAGGTTCATATATCAGTCAAGCCCGTATCCATCAAAAGGGCATGACCTAGCAATAGCTCCTAAATTGTTGAGCTTGAAAATGATTGATTACGATTTAAAGATTTGGGAAATAGAGGTTACGGCATGACGGAGTACATGCATTACATTCTAAAATGTGCATAAGTAATAGGTTTAGGTGTTGAACATAAAATTATAAACTATTCCCTGTAGTTATAATTTCATAAAATGCAAGACTACATTCTTTTACTCTAAACTGTGTACAAAGTACATATAATATGCGGCTCTAAAAATTCAAACTTGCCTGAAAAATCACATCCAATTGAATGTATATTTTAACCGCCTGAAACGTTTTAGAACAACCAAATATGAGTATAAAAGTAACAAAATGGCCTGCAATAGTTACATGCAGGCCAGTAATCTATTTAATCCAATTTAACCAATTTCCCGGTTGAAACATTGCCATCACAGTTTAATTGATAGAAATAAACACCACCAGGTACCCAATGATTATCATCGTTTACTCCTTTCCAAATTACCCTGTCTTTTCCTGGTTTATCAAAACCATCCTGCCAAATTAGGCTTCCTGAGAGGGTATAAATTTTCAACTCATACTGATTCTGATAATTCACAGGAATGATCACCTGATCACTAAATGGGTTAGAATAGGGCTTTGAAGCTTCCGACAAATTCTCAACATATCCAGATTTTCTGGCTCCTGATGCACCTGATGGCGTAACTGACCACCAGTTAATATTCCAACCACCGGATAATGCTTTTATACCAAAACCCTGATTACCGGCATTGAGATTGACATTCATATAAACAGTAGTCCAGGTCTGCCATCCGCCAGTGGAGGGTATATTCACAGAACCGAAAACCTGAGTTCCTCCTGCTTGCTCAAACTGTAAAGAGCCTCCACCATTCAAACTCGCTACTCTAAAAGCTACGGAATAATTTCCACTTTGAGGAACTTCAAAATACGGGTAAGACATCCAGTCATTGGCATCAATCCACCCCACGTAACTTCCACCTCCTACATCAGTAGTGCTACCGGTTTGAATACCACTCATGTTATTGTAATCCTCTGCCTCTATTTGTATACTACTGGCAATGCTGCTCACCACAATTGAGCTGGTTTCATCATTAAAACCATTGGCAACCAAACAGCTATTAGAGTTAGTCAGCACTAAAGACTGATCAGTAGAGTTATTTCCCATGTATAATGTTACCTGATAACCGCTGCTAATTTCTACTGAAGAAATATCATCATTGGCCACTCCCAAAGCCTGCAGATCTGCAAGATTATATGTACCAGTTTGTAATTGTGCACTGTATCCACCGTAGGCACAATCCTGGAAAACTCTGGCAGCGTAGCCTCCACCCTGGCCAGTGGTAAAAGTAACTGCATTACTAGCCGCCGAATAATTCCCTGCCGCATCAAAAGCCTTCACCACCACAGTATAATTGGTTGGAGCACTTA
This genomic interval carries:
- a CDS encoding HYC_CC_PP family protein, whose protein sequence is MRKLLSIFLASLMLMASTGVTLATHYCGGHAMSSEVMLGQHELGCGMQMDMKCSASSPLETIGKPIKKCCDNEYQTVSADDSVISKVAFDGINLQFLVAFSYTHFNLQPVNADVEYPQTIDPPPLLDQDLHILNQSFLL
- a CDS encoding ATP-binding cassette domain-containing protein, which encodes MDKLEIDGVTLMFSGRTILNDIYLQCKTTEIVGILGRNGTGKSCLMKMIFGSMKGEHQSVRISGEYHTQAFTVPNTIHFMPQDGFVFGRHTFQDLISIFELHPYLHEIYTIPEIQKNKGQKLKDLSYGMRKVMQILTVLYTPGKFAILDEPFSHLSPVMIEHIIPHIQAQSRAKGIILSDHLYETVFKVSTHLYVLSSCVLHAIEHEEDLVRFGYVKG
- a CDS encoding beta-mannosidase, encoding MKYCYYLLAMLICFGCQTFNQEQALENTRIMREISQNWSYAQVNGELKGKATVPGTIHTDLLAEGKIKDPFYRTNEKDLQWIDKEDWVYTTSFELKANELKKSHLILDFKGLDTYADVYLNDSLLLKADNMFREWEVNILPVAKEGVNQLKVYLHSPINKGLAMLEASPYAYPAGNDQSENGGLGDKRVSIFTRKAGYHYGWDWGPRFVTSGIWRPVILKGWDDMRIRDVFIKQPSVTKEKASLEAQVTVQVDKAGTYNIAVSHENGELTSKELKLTEGENVVSLPFTMDNPKLWWSHGLGDAHMYNFKTSVSGNDMHDSYEVATGLRSLKLVREKDEDGESFLFELNGVRVFMKGANYIPNDNFLPRVDKAEYDKVIADAVNANMNMLRVWGGGIYENDYFYKLCDKNGLLVWEDFMFACSLYPDDSAFLNSVKQEAIDNVVRLRNHPSIALWCGNNEINTGWHYGSEGGWGWKKEYTTEQQEALQKGYLDVFHKILPEVVDQYTDGDDYWPSSPQAGYEWDQHAGYTSTSGDMHYWGVWHGLHPFEDFEKYKARFMSEYGFQSFPDFETVKKYAEPKDYDIESEVMAAHQRSGIGNLRIREYMSWEYNVPKDFKQFLYMSHVLQARGTKMAIEAHRRAMPYCMGTLYWQINDCWPVASWSSTDYTHKWKAMHYTVKKLYKPVMLSAFHNEGRLEVYGVSDFLEDKEGTLSLEIIDFDGKSIWKQDEDIALAANTSSKLFEWNYTHLLNSLDSTQSVLKMTFKAGDEELANNLYYFAKPKDQKLPTPELKIELVENDGKPALEISTDKLARDIYFNFPDKEAHFSDNYFDLLPGEKRVISIDGASGLSKDDLEIMHLGEIK
- a CDS encoding serine hydrolase domain-containing protein — translated: MKPLTFSLVYLLILLPIINSGAQDNSTALMMSKGSLEEAGINKDSIAHLLDDISNIAQHDFRGLVVIKDNKIVIEEYYNTFWRNSILDIRSAGKSVTALLLGVAIKDGLVKSLDQDLYSFFPKNKYPTITEDYKNINLRHLLNMSSGLDADSDDSHTKGNASNWIAKDNWKDYILSIPLTAKPGSKWVYADINPLLIAAVIEEKSGMSLRDYANEKLFAPLGIEQFYWYTNRSNQTGAAGNLYISTLDFAKLGMLVANEGSWNNEQLIDFKYMQNLITSEFFNISENNPYADAYGMLWYKSHRTFGHKKIDYLFASGNGGNHLIVIPSENMIIALTSSAYGQVYAHKRAYNIMSRVLAAVE
- a CDS encoding carbohydrate-binding protein gives rise to the protein MKHFKTKLLLSAICALLISISSFAQVDCYQIVGYFPSWQGSPSNLDYSKYTHINYSFAIPNSNGTIPAVENSGKLVDLVNQAHANNTKVLLAIGGWLSSSPSSTPFESIATNQSAINQFVNACENLVNQYNLDGIDIDWEYPTAQSRWNALMRPLGTRIHGMGKMLTAAVSAGSYFGNGYGDLSMLDLVNIMAYDCNCPTNSPYSQAVDALNYWTGRGVPQNKRMLGVPFYSSDNNTSLHVQKANLAKSSAGGIMIWEISTYGDITAIYNTLGNVCSGDNNPNPSTYYPVPGTVCAANYSNMSGVQKESTSDGNCGQSVGYIDTGDWMTFNVNVASSGTYTVRYRVASQSGGGSIRLEQAGGGAVYGNINVPSTGGWQTWTTISQQIQLSAGQQQIGVAVPSGGFNLNYIEFSTNTGGGTTYVQAEDYAYMSGVQVEATTDASGGQNVGYIDANDWMSYTGVNIASSGNYTIGFRVASQSGGGTLQFEQAGGGTVYGSIGVPSTGGWQTWTTIYMNVYLNAGSQGFGIKALAGGWNINWFSITPAGGSAARVSNDELVNENMALSKPYPNPFEREVAIPVNAKDGAPFQLQIYNISGKLIRAFDNKDLQEGSQEVIWSGTDSRGNTVSNGIYFYNLTTQSGSTSGKLMKGAN